One Falco biarmicus isolate bFalBia1 chromosome 13, bFalBia1.pri, whole genome shotgun sequence genomic region harbors:
- the LOC130158196 gene encoding transcription cofactor HES-6-like, which translates to MLILGYKYSRGAARQQRAHRERERPTAQVPPSHPVLPAWPGWIRMTATTTAGGTHKLASTKEERKLRKPLIERKRRERINNCLDQLKETVVGAFHLDQSKLEKADILEMTVKHLQNIQSSKLMADSKVGLEAQQRYSTGYIQCMHEVHNLLLTCEWVDKTLGARLLNHLLKSLPRSGEDTCKATLRSSSPSQQPVLTPKSPLSPKGSTRGTTPSQERFYPAENKQASKNSFQLPSLSGFSQVDAAPPRQVLQPNFSHNNPRMGSLDMWRPW; encoded by the exons ATGCTAATTCTGGGTTATAAATACAGCAGAGGAGCCGCACGGCAGCAAAGAGCCCATCGGGAAAGGGAGAGACCCACCGCCCAAGTGCCTCCTTCCCATCCCGTCCTCCCGGCGTGGCCAGGCTGGATTAGAATGACCGCCACCACCACCGCCGGTGGCACCCACAAGCTCGCCAGCAccaaggaggagaggaag TTAAGGAAACCCCTCATTGAGCGGAAGCGAAGGGAAAGGATTAATAACTGCTTGGACCAGCTGAAGGAGACGGTGGTGGGTGCTTTTCACCTGGAT CAGTCtaaactggaaaaagcagacATCCTGGAGATGACAGTGAAGCACCTGCAGAACATCCAGAGCAGCAAGCTGATGG CTGACTCCAAAGTGGGCCTGGAAGCGCAGCAGAGGTACAGCACCGGGTACATCCAGTGCATGCACGAGGTGCACAACCTCCTCCTCACCTGCGAGTGGGTGGACAAGACCCTCGGGGCACGGCTGCTAAACCACCTGCTGAAATCCTTGCCCAGGTCTGGCGAAGACACCTGCAAAGCAACACTCAGGTCCTCCAGCCCTTCTCAGCAGCCTGTCTTGACACCAAAAAGCCCCCTAAGCCCTAAAGGGAGCACTCGGGGCACAACCCCATCACAGGAGCGCTTCTACCCTGCCGAGAACAAGCAGGCTTCGAAAAACTCCTTCCAGCTGCCATCGCTGTCAGGTTTCAGCCAGGTTGATGCTGCACCGCCCAGACAGGTCCTGCAGCCAAATTTTTCCCATAACAACCCTAGAATGGGGTCATTAGATATGTGGAGACCGTGGTaa